A single genomic interval of Marmota flaviventris isolate mMarFla1 chromosome 14, mMarFla1.hap1, whole genome shotgun sequence harbors:
- the Eva1a gene encoding protein eva-1 homolog A, which produces MKLPFSHSTEPVIAEHMEMALLSNILAAYSFVSENPERAALYFVSGVCIGLVLTLAALVMRISCHTDCQRRPKRKFLQDRESSSDSSDSEDGSSDTASDLSVRRHRRFERTLNKNVFTSAEELERAQRLEERERIIREIWMNGQPEVPGTRSLNRYY; this is translated from the exons ATGAAGCTCCCCTTCAGCCACAGCACCGAGCCCGTGATCGCGGAGCACATGGAGATGGCTCTGCTCAGCAACATCCTGGCAGCCTATTCCTTTGTCTCAG aAAACCCTGAGCGAGCAGCTCTGTACTTTGTCTCTGGCGTGTGCATCGGGCTGGTCCTGACCCTGGCTGCCTTGGTGATGAGGATCTCTTGCCATACAGACTGCCAGCGGCGCCCCAAGAGGAAGTTCCTGCAAGACCGAGAGAGCAGCAGTGACAGCAGCGACAGCGAGGATGGCAGCTCGGACACCGCCTCTGACCTCTCGGTGCGGAGACACCGCCGCTTTGAGAGGACTTTGAACAAGAACGTGTTCACCTCTGCGGAGGAGCTGGAGCGTGCCCAGAGGCTGGAGGAACGCGAGCGCATCATCAGGGAGATTTGGATGAACGGCCAGCCCGAGGTGCCCGGCACCCGGAGCCTGAACCGCTACTACTAG